From Argopecten irradians isolate NY chromosome 2, Ai_NY, whole genome shotgun sequence, the proteins below share one genomic window:
- the LOC138314796 gene encoding uncharacterized protein isoform X2, with product MTEEGIPECSPSHTADINIADCLLCLQKLRCPKSLPCLHSFCEECLKKSILSQRQDTAEQLSFFCPACGDTHLPVDQEKDSAEWAMMFEADKLTKELTSEGPNGENLFKCNPCSRKGKSGVMASVWWKEANRYLCESCKKNDLITEDDNLLSIEGGCLPTPSYCLRHAADLDMICDDHHNICCPKCIAIDHRRCETVHNYADFVSSLRTGSQREDLKQKLTDAVNALSMIVTDVKEHKKTLRRDKDGFVADVKELRVKIEKQIEQLQDALCKEVCRSVDDKEEELDALISKCELMKRCISATTCLLETDDIQRNDVHMVHTYQRGEMEIEAGRRLVQEIAEPYLTWRFTHKIDKQVDTNEEENESDNEAEVESGETAKNLLSFLSLGSLRTTSHDREFPVDSSVLLPMSLSSAREVNAIQVRTSSDVNDCHITGLVYLEDGRCLVSDCGNEKLKMFSADGGLLDEVELSLCRDICMKDSDTVVVTRHSEGVISFVKIDSAKKLKFDSESNIRVGKKCDALTFDKVNLVFATSYDSMSYDVCKVPVAPDGYRTDITWTQSYVTGVTYDTSADAIFLTTAVDGENSVYRIVNGDLHEVTCADRLSSPSGLDSDRDGNLYVCCAEEIIQISKQGKIRSLVDVSDPFRISVCGNKFAVSMKTQDTIKFFEI from the coding sequence ATGACAGAGGAAGGCATACCTGAATGCTCACCATCACACACAGCGGACATCAATATCGCCGATTGTCTTCTCTGTTTACAAAAACTACGATGCCCTAAATCCCTCCCGTGTCTTCATTCATTCTGTGAAGAATGCCTAAAGAAATCGATACTGAGTCAAAGACAAGATACCGCCGAGCAGCTTTCTTTCTTTTGTCCGGCGTGCGGAGATACTCATCTTCCCGTAGATCAGGAAAAAGACAGTGCCGAGTGGGCTATGATGTTTGAAGCCGATAAGCTAACCAAAGAGCTTACATCTGAGGGTCCTAATGGAGAAAATCTGTTTAAGTGCAATCCTTGCAGTAGGAAAGGCAAGTCGGGCGTTATGGCTTCTGTGTGGTGGAAGGAGGCTAACAGGTATCTTTGCGAGTCCTGTAAGAAAAATGATCTTATAACGGAGGACGACAACCTACTCTCGATCGAAGGGGGCTGTCTTCCAACACCTTCGTATTGTTTGAGACATGCTGCTGACTTGGATATGATATGCGATGATCATCACAACATTTGCTGCCCAAAGTGTATCGCCATTGATCATCGGCGTTGTGAAACAGTTCACAACTATGCTGACTTTGTCAGCAGCTTGAGAACAGGTTCACAAAGAGAAGACCTGAAACAGAAGCTGACTGATGCTGTTAACGCCTTATCAATGATTGTCACGGACGTGAAGGAACATAAGAAGACTCTCCGTCGGGATAAAGATGGATTCGTCGCTGATGTTAAGGAGCTACGTGTCAAAATAGAGAAACAGATAGAACAACTTCAGGATGCATTGTGTAAGGAAGTCTGTAGAAGTGTTGACGACAAGGAAGAAGAACTGGATGCTCTAATCAGTAAATGCGAACTGATGAAGAGATGCATATCCGCTACTACGTGTCTGTTGGAAACTGACGACATCCAGAGGAATGACGTTCACATGGTCCACACCTACCAAAGGGGAGAGATGGAAATCGAAGCAGGTCGGAGACTGGTGCAAGAGATAGCAGAGCCTTATCTTACCTGGCGATTCACACACAAAATTGACAAACAGGTCGATACTAACGAGGAGGAAAATGAAAGCGACAATGAAGCTGAAGTTGAAAGCGGCGAAACTGCAAAGAACCTACTGTCGTTCTTATCGCTAGGTTCACTGAGGACAACAAGCCACGATCGTGAGTTCCCTGTGGACTCCAGCGTCCTGCTACCAATGTCTCTATCATCGGCACGGGAGGTAAACGCTATCCAGGTCAGAACTTCATCCGACGTTAATGACTGTCATATCACTGGCTTAGTTTACCTTGAAGATGGGCGGTGTCTTGTGTCGGACTGTGGTAATGAAAAGCTGAAGATGTTTTCGGCTGATGGAGGTCTTCTAGACGAGGTGGAGCTATCTCTTTGTCGCGACATATGTATGAAGGACTCAGACACTGTGGTTGTGACGCGTCACAGTGAAGGCGTCATTTCATTCGTCAAAATTGATTCGGCgaaaaaactaaaatttgaTTCCGAAAGCAATATTCGTGTCGGTAAGAAATGCGATGCCCTTACTTTCGACAAAGTAAATCTGGTGTTTGCCACGTCATACGATTCGATGTCTTATGACGTATGCAAGGTACCTGTGGCGCCGGATGGATACAGAACTGATATTACTTGGACACAGAGTTATGTCACAGGTGTGACGTATGATACTAGTGCAGACGCAATCTTCCTAACAACGGCGGTGGACGGAGAAAACAGTGTGTATCGTATTGTCAATGGCGATCTCCACGAGGTCACGTGTGCTGACCGTCTGTCAAGCCCTTCCGGTCTGGATTCTGATCGGGATGGCAACCTGTACGTCTGCTGCGCGGAGGAAATCATACAGATTTCAAAGCAAGGGAAAATTCGATCCCTTGTCGACGTCAGCGATCCCTTCAGGATCTCAGTTTGTGGCAATAAGTTTGCAGTTAGCATGAAGACGCAGGACACAATAAAATTCTTCGAGATATAG
- the LOC138314796 gene encoding uncharacterized protein isoform X1: MHNDCDTTNMTEEGIPECSPSHTADINIADCLLCLQKLRCPKSLPCLHSFCEECLKKSILSQRQDTAEQLSFFCPACGDTHLPVDQEKDSAEWAMMFEADKLTKELTSEGPNGENLFKCNPCSRKGKSGVMASVWWKEANRYLCESCKKNDLITEDDNLLSIEGGCLPTPSYCLRHAADLDMICDDHHNICCPKCIAIDHRRCETVHNYADFVSSLRTGSQREDLKQKLTDAVNALSMIVTDVKEHKKTLRRDKDGFVADVKELRVKIEKQIEQLQDALCKEVCRSVDDKEEELDALISKCELMKRCISATTCLLETDDIQRNDVHMVHTYQRGEMEIEAGRRLVQEIAEPYLTWRFTHKIDKQVDTNEEENESDNEAEVESGETAKNLLSFLSLGSLRTTSHDREFPVDSSVLLPMSLSSAREVNAIQVRTSSDVNDCHITGLVYLEDGRCLVSDCGNEKLKMFSADGGLLDEVELSLCRDICMKDSDTVVVTRHSEGVISFVKIDSAKKLKFDSESNIRVGKKCDALTFDKVNLVFATSYDSMSYDVCKVPVAPDGYRTDITWTQSYVTGVTYDTSADAIFLTTAVDGENSVYRIVNGDLHEVTCADRLSSPSGLDSDRDGNLYVCCAEEIIQISKQGKIRSLVDVSDPFRISVCGNKFAVSMKTQDTIKFFEI; the protein is encoded by the exons ATGCAT AACGATTGCGATACCACCAATATGACAGAGGAAGGCATACCTGAATGCTCACCATCACACACAGCGGACATCAATATCGCCGATTGTCTTCTCTGTTTACAAAAACTACGATGCCCTAAATCCCTCCCGTGTCTTCATTCATTCTGTGAAGAATGCCTAAAGAAATCGATACTGAGTCAAAGACAAGATACCGCCGAGCAGCTTTCTTTCTTTTGTCCGGCGTGCGGAGATACTCATCTTCCCGTAGATCAGGAAAAAGACAGTGCCGAGTGGGCTATGATGTTTGAAGCCGATAAGCTAACCAAAGAGCTTACATCTGAGGGTCCTAATGGAGAAAATCTGTTTAAGTGCAATCCTTGCAGTAGGAAAGGCAAGTCGGGCGTTATGGCTTCTGTGTGGTGGAAGGAGGCTAACAGGTATCTTTGCGAGTCCTGTAAGAAAAATGATCTTATAACGGAGGACGACAACCTACTCTCGATCGAAGGGGGCTGTCTTCCAACACCTTCGTATTGTTTGAGACATGCTGCTGACTTGGATATGATATGCGATGATCATCACAACATTTGCTGCCCAAAGTGTATCGCCATTGATCATCGGCGTTGTGAAACAGTTCACAACTATGCTGACTTTGTCAGCAGCTTGAGAACAGGTTCACAAAGAGAAGACCTGAAACAGAAGCTGACTGATGCTGTTAACGCCTTATCAATGATTGTCACGGACGTGAAGGAACATAAGAAGACTCTCCGTCGGGATAAAGATGGATTCGTCGCTGATGTTAAGGAGCTACGTGTCAAAATAGAGAAACAGATAGAACAACTTCAGGATGCATTGTGTAAGGAAGTCTGTAGAAGTGTTGACGACAAGGAAGAAGAACTGGATGCTCTAATCAGTAAATGCGAACTGATGAAGAGATGCATATCCGCTACTACGTGTCTGTTGGAAACTGACGACATCCAGAGGAATGACGTTCACATGGTCCACACCTACCAAAGGGGAGAGATGGAAATCGAAGCAGGTCGGAGACTGGTGCAAGAGATAGCAGAGCCTTATCTTACCTGGCGATTCACACACAAAATTGACAAACAGGTCGATACTAACGAGGAGGAAAATGAAAGCGACAATGAAGCTGAAGTTGAAAGCGGCGAAACTGCAAAGAACCTACTGTCGTTCTTATCGCTAGGTTCACTGAGGACAACAAGCCACGATCGTGAGTTCCCTGTGGACTCCAGCGTCCTGCTACCAATGTCTCTATCATCGGCACGGGAGGTAAACGCTATCCAGGTCAGAACTTCATCCGACGTTAATGACTGTCATATCACTGGCTTAGTTTACCTTGAAGATGGGCGGTGTCTTGTGTCGGACTGTGGTAATGAAAAGCTGAAGATGTTTTCGGCTGATGGAGGTCTTCTAGACGAGGTGGAGCTATCTCTTTGTCGCGACATATGTATGAAGGACTCAGACACTGTGGTTGTGACGCGTCACAGTGAAGGCGTCATTTCATTCGTCAAAATTGATTCGGCgaaaaaactaaaatttgaTTCCGAAAGCAATATTCGTGTCGGTAAGAAATGCGATGCCCTTACTTTCGACAAAGTAAATCTGGTGTTTGCCACGTCATACGATTCGATGTCTTATGACGTATGCAAGGTACCTGTGGCGCCGGATGGATACAGAACTGATATTACTTGGACACAGAGTTATGTCACAGGTGTGACGTATGATACTAGTGCAGACGCAATCTTCCTAACAACGGCGGTGGACGGAGAAAACAGTGTGTATCGTATTGTCAATGGCGATCTCCACGAGGTCACGTGTGCTGACCGTCTGTCAAGCCCTTCCGGTCTGGATTCTGATCGGGATGGCAACCTGTACGTCTGCTGCGCGGAGGAAATCATACAGATTTCAAAGCAAGGGAAAATTCGATCCCTTGTCGACGTCAGCGATCCCTTCAGGATCTCAGTTTGTGGCAATAAGTTTGCAGTTAGCATGAAGACGCAGGACACAATAAAATTCTTCGAGATATAG